Below is a genomic region from Streptomyces sp. RPA4-2.
GGGTCGCCGCGCAGCGCCGCGAAGTCGGGGTACTGCGCCGGCGTCAACCCGTACTTCTCGACGACCTTCTCCGGAGTGAACCGGGTCAGCTCGGAGACACCCTTCGTCGGGTACAGGACCGTCGTGTGCTCCGAAACCAGTTGGAAGGAGTCACGGTCGCCGGTGACGATCAGGACCTCGAAGCCCTCCGCCTCGGCCTGCGTGGCGAGCGTGGCGATGATGTCGTCGGCCTCGAAGCCGTCCACCGCGAAACGCTGCGCGTGCATCGCGTCCAGCAGCTCACCGATCAGCTCGACCTGGCCCTTGAACTCGTCCGGGGTCTTCGACCTGTTCGCCTTGTACTCCGTGAACTCCTCGGAGCGCCAGGTCTTGCGCGAGACGTCGAACGCCACCGCGAAATGCGTGGGCGCCTCGTCGCGCAGCGTGTTCGCCAGCATCGACGCGAAACCGTAGATCGCGTTCGTCGGCTGGCCGCTCGCGGTCGTGAAGTTCTCCGCGGGCAGCGCGAAGAACGCGCGGTACGCCAGCGAGTGCCCATCCATGAGCATCAGTCGCGGACGGCTCGTACCCGCGGGCTTCTCGGTCTTCTTCGATGCTGTTTCTGCCACGCCCCCGATCCTGCCACGCCCCACTGACAGCGCGGACCGTCCGGGACCGGCCGCACACGTTGTCCCCACCGCGTGCGAGGATCGAACAGGTACCGCACACAGGCACGCGAAAGGGGTTCAGCGATGGCCGGCAAGCCGCCCAAGAGCGATCCGGTTCAGGACGCGCCGCAGATCGCCGAACCGAAGCACGCCGCGGCCGGGCTGCCCGCGATCGGACACACCCTGCGGATCGCCCAGCAGCAGATGGGCGTGCGCCGCACCGCGCTCACCCTGCTCAGGGTCAACCAGAAGGACGGCTTCGACTGCCCCGGCTGTGCCTGGCCCGAGCCGGAGCACCGGCACACGGCGGAGTTCTGCGAGAACGGCGCGAAGGCGGTGGCCGAGGAGGCGACCCTGCGCCGGGTCACCCCCGAGTTCTTCGCCGAGCACCCCGTCACCGACCTCGCCGGCCGCAGCGGCTACTGGCTCGGACAGCAGGGCCGCCTCACCCACCCCATGTACCTGCCCGCGGGAGCCGACCACTACGAGCCGGTGACCTGGGAGCGCGCCTTCGACATCGTCGCCGAGGAGCTCACCGCCCTCGGCTCCCCCGACGAGGCCCTCTTCTACACCTCCGGACGCACGAGCAACGAGGCCGCCTTCCTCTACCAGCTCTTCGCCCGCGAACTCGGCACGAACAACCTCCCCGACTGCTCGAACATGTGCCACGAGTCCTCGGGATCCGCGCTCTCCGAGACCATCGGCATCGGCAAGGGCAGCGTCCTGCTCGACGACCTCCACCAGGCGGACCTGATCATCGTCGCCGGGCAGAACCCCGGCACGAACCACCCCCGCATGCTCTCCGCCCTGGAGAAGGCCAAGGCCAACGGCGCGAAGATCATCAGCGTGAACCCGCTCCCCGAAGCGGGCCTGGAGCGCTTCAAGAACCCGCAGACCCCGCAGGGCATGCTCAAGGGCGCCGCCCTCACCGACCTCTTCCTGCAGATCCGCCTCGGCGGCGACCAGGCCCTCTTCCGCCTCCTGAACAAGCTCGTCCTGGACACGGAGGGCGCCGTCGACCAGGAGTTCGTCACCGAGCACACCCACGGATACGAGGAGTTCGCGGCCACCGCCCGTGCCGCCGACTGGGACGAGACGCTCACCGCGACCGGCCTCACCCGCGCGAAGATCGACGAAGCCCTGGCCATGGTCCTCGCCTCACGGCGCACCATCGTCTGCTGGGCCATGGGCCTCACCCAGCACAAGCACTCCGTGCCGACGATCCGCGAAGTCGTCAACTTCCTGCTGCTGCGCGGCAACATCGGCCGCCCCGGCGCGGGCGTCTGCCCGGTCCGCGGCCACTCGAACGTGCAGGGCGACCGCACCATGGGCATCTTCGAGCGCCCCGCCCCGGCCTTCCTGGACGCCCTGGAGAAGGAGTTCGGCTTCGCCCCGCCCCGCGAACACGGCTACGACGTCGTCCGGGCCATCCGCGCCCTGCGCGACGGCGACGCGAAGGTCTTCTTCGCCATGGGTGGCAACTTCGTGTCCGCCTCCCCCGACACCGAGGTCACCGAGGCCGCCATGCGCCGCGCCCGCCTCACCGTGCACGTGTCGACGAAGCTCAACCGCTCGCACGTGGTCACCGGCGCGCGTGCGCTGATCCTGCCCACCCTCGGCCGCACCGAGCGCGATCTCCAGGGCGGCGGCGAGCAGTTCGTGACCGTCGAGGACTCCATGGGCATGGTCCACGCCTCACGCGGCCGCCTGCAGCCCGCGAGCACCCACCTGCTGTCCGAACCGGCCATCGTGTGCCGCCTCGCCCGCCGCGTGCTCGGCGACGACTCCCGCACCCCCTGGGAGGAGTTCGAGAAGGACTACGCGACCGTTCGCGACCGCATAGCGCGCGTGATCCCCGGCTTCGAGGACTTCAACACGCGCGTGGCCGACCCCGCGGGATTCGCCCTCCCGCACGCCCCGCGCGACGAACGCCGCTTCCCGACCGCCACGGGCAAGGCCAACTTCACCGCCGCGCCCGTCGAGTACCCGAAGCTCCCCGAGGGCCGGCTGCTGCTGCAGACCCTGCGCTCGCACGACCAGTACAACACCACGATCTACGGCCTGGACGACCGCTACCGGGGCATCAAGAACGGCCGCCGGGTCGTCCTGGTCAACCCCGAGGACGCACGCTCGCTCGGCGTCGCCGACGGCTCGTACGTCGACCTGGTCAGCGAGTGGCAGGACGGCCTGGAGCGGCGCGCCCCCGGCTTCCGCGTCGTGCACTACCCGACCGCCCTCGGCTGCGCGGCCTCCTACTACCCGGAGACCAACGTCCTCGTCCCGCTCGACGCCACCGCCGACACCAGCAACACCCCGGCCAGCAAATCCGTCGTGGTCCGTCTGGAACAATCGGCCACCGACTGAGCGTTTGCTCAGGAAGTCAGCCAGAGAGATCCACGACGATCGGAGCCGGCCCCCATGGGCGAGCAGAGCCACGTGAAGTTCCCGCAAGAGGTCCTCGACGAGTACGCCGCGCTCGGCGTCGACCTGCCCGCCCTCTTCTCTGCGGGCCACCTCGGCACCCGCATGGGCGTGCAGATCGTCGAAGCCTCCGCGGACCGGGTCGTCGGCACCATGCCCGTGGAGGGCAACACCCAGCCGTACGGACTGCTGCACGGCGGCGCGTCCGCCGTCCTCGCGGAGACCCTCGGCTCCGTCGGCTCCATGCTGCACGGCGGCAGCACCAAGATCGCCGTCGGCGTCGACCTGAACTGCACCCACCACCGCGGGGCGCGCTCCGGGCTCGTCACGGGCGTGGCCACACCCGTCCACCGGGGGCGCTCCACGGCCACGTACGAGATCGTCATCACGGACGAGGACGGCAAGCGCGTGTGCACCGCACGCCTGACCTGTCTGCTCCGGGACGTGAAGCCCGGCGACGAACAGCACGTGCGTTCCCAGGGCTGACGCGCGACCGCGCACGAACGCCGGATGATCCCGCCTGCCCACCCGCCCGCCGCACCGGCGGACGCGTGGGCAGGCGGACGGACAGGACGGGCGGACGGCTGTACGGGCGGACGGCCGTACGAGTGGACGGCGAGGCCCGCACGACGCAGGTACGGACGTAGCTGACAGGTACGGGTACGGTTTAAGCCGCGACCGCGGCCGAGTCGGCGCGACACGGCGGGAGTTGAGCCTCACCCCGCCGCCCCGACCCCGCCCGCCCCGCCGACTCCCCCCCGGAGCTTAAGCCGGACCCGCGCCCCGCCCGCACCCCTGCCGCGACCACCCCCTCCACGTCTGCCACTCCCTCAAGACGCCACCTCCGCAAGGAACA
It encodes:
- a CDS encoding FdhF/YdeP family oxidoreductase, producing the protein MAGKPPKSDPVQDAPQIAEPKHAAAGLPAIGHTLRIAQQQMGVRRTALTLLRVNQKDGFDCPGCAWPEPEHRHTAEFCENGAKAVAEEATLRRVTPEFFAEHPVTDLAGRSGYWLGQQGRLTHPMYLPAGADHYEPVTWERAFDIVAEELTALGSPDEALFYTSGRTSNEAAFLYQLFARELGTNNLPDCSNMCHESSGSALSETIGIGKGSVLLDDLHQADLIIVAGQNPGTNHPRMLSALEKAKANGAKIISVNPLPEAGLERFKNPQTPQGMLKGAALTDLFLQIRLGGDQALFRLLNKLVLDTEGAVDQEFVTEHTHGYEEFAATARAADWDETLTATGLTRAKIDEALAMVLASRRTIVCWAMGLTQHKHSVPTIREVVNFLLLRGNIGRPGAGVCPVRGHSNVQGDRTMGIFERPAPAFLDALEKEFGFAPPREHGYDVVRAIRALRDGDAKVFFAMGGNFVSASPDTEVTEAAMRRARLTVHVSTKLNRSHVVTGARALILPTLGRTERDLQGGGEQFVTVEDSMGMVHASRGRLQPASTHLLSEPAIVCRLARRVLGDDSRTPWEEFEKDYATVRDRIARVIPGFEDFNTRVADPAGFALPHAPRDERRFPTATGKANFTAAPVEYPKLPEGRLLLQTLRSHDQYNTTIYGLDDRYRGIKNGRRVVLVNPEDARSLGVADGSYVDLVSEWQDGLERRAPGFRVVHYPTALGCAASYYPETNVLVPLDATADTSNTPASKSVVVRLEQSATD
- a CDS encoding PaaI family thioesterase; translation: MGEQSHVKFPQEVLDEYAALGVDLPALFSAGHLGTRMGVQIVEASADRVVGTMPVEGNTQPYGLLHGGASAVLAETLGSVGSMLHGGSTKIAVGVDLNCTHHRGARSGLVTGVATPVHRGRSTATYEIVITDEDGKRVCTARLTCLLRDVKPGDEQHVRSQG